In a genomic window of Microbacterium amylolyticum:
- a CDS encoding metal ABC transporter permease, with protein MILDVLLEPLQYEFMLRAITTTVIAAVVCAVLSCWLVLIGWSLMGDAVSHAVLPGVVIAYILGWPFAVGAVAFGFLAVGTIGAIRGTTRVKEDAAIGIVFTTLFAGGLVLVSVTPSQTDLGHIIFGNILGVGPAEFWQIAVIAAISFTILVVKRRDLELFAFDRTHAHAIGLNPRLLAAILLGLLALTSVVALQVVGVILVVAMLIIPGATAYLLTNRFGRMLVIAPTISAACSVTGLYLSYWLDASSGGLVVLVQGTVFVAVWMFAPRHGLIAKLRKTSRVPTMGE; from the coding sequence ATGATTCTCGATGTGCTCCTCGAGCCCTTGCAGTACGAATTCATGCTGCGCGCCATCACGACCACCGTGATCGCGGCCGTTGTGTGCGCCGTTTTGTCGTGCTGGCTCGTTCTCATCGGGTGGTCGCTGATGGGAGACGCGGTCTCGCACGCGGTTCTCCCCGGCGTTGTCATCGCATACATCCTCGGTTGGCCGTTCGCTGTCGGCGCCGTTGCGTTCGGGTTCCTTGCGGTCGGTACGATCGGCGCAATTCGCGGGACGACACGCGTCAAAGAAGATGCCGCCATCGGCATCGTCTTCACGACGCTTTTTGCGGGCGGCCTCGTTTTGGTATCGGTGACGCCCAGCCAGACAGACCTCGGACACATCATCTTCGGGAACATCCTGGGCGTCGGCCCGGCCGAGTTTTGGCAGATCGCGGTGATCGCGGCCATCAGCTTCACGATTCTCGTGGTCAAGCGGCGCGACCTCGAGCTGTTCGCGTTTGACCGCACACACGCGCATGCCATCGGGCTGAACCCGCGATTGCTCGCGGCCATTCTTCTGGGCCTTCTCGCCCTGACCTCGGTCGTCGCGCTTCAGGTGGTCGGCGTGATTCTCGTTGTCGCGATGCTCATCATTCCCGGCGCGACCGCCTACCTGCTGACGAACCGCTTCGGCCGAATGCTCGTGATCGCTCCGACGATCTCCGCCGCCTGTTCGGTGACGGGTCTGTATCTCAGTTACTGGCTGGACGCATCCTCCGGCGGCCTCGTTGTGCTCGTCCAGGGCACGGTGTTTGTCGCGGTGTGGATGTTCGCCCCGCGCCACGGGCTCATTGCGAAGCTGAGGAAAACCTCGCGTGTTCCTACGATGGGGGAATGA
- the pepN gene encoding aminopeptidase N, with translation MSAHNAANLSREETAARSSSITLHDARVELDLTTAPDADTTGFLTTTTLRFDATAESTWIDFLGEEVSRVIVNGADHPVVWDGARITVSGLLSENEVTVEARGAYSRSGEGLHRFVDPADGETYLYTQYEPADSRRVMACFEQPDMKARYTFVITTPTGWRVLSNQRPVVTTGGGATQTIEFAPTLPISSYITAVAAGPYHRVTGEWTRAGHSVELGAFCRASMAEHFDAANILEITRQGLDFFTDAFLFDYPWGKYDQIFVPEYNLGAMENPGLVTFTEAYIFRGAATDAQHEGRANTILHEMAHMWFGDLVTMQWWDDLWLKESFADYMGSHASVAATRFHDAWASFANRRKAWAYQQDQLPTTHPIVADIPDLEAAKLNFDGITYAKGASVLKQLVAYVGEEAFFRGAQIYFARHAYGNTTLEDLLLALEETSGRDLRAWSRAWLETTGMSTLSLEGAGEARDIVQTDPRPHRLRVGLFREEDGALVRRESIDVDIHQERTSISVPQIDGEESDLILLNDGDLTYAKVRLDERSLRTVERSLSSLDDTLARGLIWSALWNATRDGELAASRFLDIVARHAHAETNVGLLTGVLANALFAVRHYVADADRDAASATWLDAAWQGLQGAAAGSDGQLVWARAVGHAAAFDAARADDMRSILIGDQAGPDGLPFDADLRWIWTQALAATGRVEGADIEAERQSDNTMSGRTEAIQAHASLPEREVRAAAWTSAWEDTSLSNDHLAAVIAGFRAGGRRDLTQHCDDDYFARLIGVWESRSIEISRRLVTGMFPSGDSTDAVDAWLAAHEDAPGALRRLVIEQRDHLARELRVRAAQTQR, from the coding sequence ATGAGCGCACACAATGCCGCCAACCTCAGCCGCGAAGAAACGGCGGCCAGGTCATCGTCCATCACCCTTCACGACGCGCGGGTCGAACTCGATCTGACGACGGCGCCCGATGCCGACACCACCGGGTTTCTCACAACGACAACCCTCCGGTTTGACGCAACAGCAGAATCGACGTGGATTGACTTCCTCGGAGAAGAGGTCAGCCGCGTCATCGTGAATGGCGCTGATCACCCCGTTGTCTGGGATGGTGCGCGCATCACGGTGTCCGGTCTGCTGAGCGAGAACGAGGTCACCGTCGAAGCACGCGGGGCATACAGCCGATCGGGAGAAGGCCTGCATCGCTTTGTTGATCCGGCCGACGGCGAAACCTACCTGTACACACAGTACGAACCGGCCGATTCTCGGCGGGTGATGGCCTGTTTCGAACAACCCGATATGAAGGCCAGGTACACCTTCGTCATCACGACTCCCACCGGTTGGCGCGTTCTCAGCAATCAACGGCCCGTTGTGACAACAGGAGGAGGGGCGACGCAGACCATCGAATTTGCTCCGACGCTCCCGATCTCGTCGTACATCACCGCCGTCGCCGCCGGCCCGTATCACCGGGTCACGGGGGAGTGGACGCGCGCTGGACACAGCGTCGAGCTCGGAGCGTTCTGCCGGGCATCGATGGCCGAACACTTCGATGCCGCGAACATCCTTGAGATCACCCGCCAGGGCCTCGACTTTTTCACCGATGCGTTCCTTTTCGACTATCCGTGGGGCAAGTACGATCAGATCTTCGTCCCCGAGTACAACCTCGGTGCGATGGAGAACCCGGGACTTGTCACGTTCACCGAGGCATATATCTTCCGCGGAGCCGCGACCGACGCTCAGCACGAGGGGCGTGCAAACACGATCCTCCACGAGATGGCGCACATGTGGTTCGGCGACCTCGTGACGATGCAGTGGTGGGACGACCTGTGGCTGAAGGAATCGTTCGCCGACTACATGGGCTCTCACGCCTCCGTCGCGGCGACCCGGTTTCATGACGCATGGGCGTCGTTCGCGAACCGGCGAAAGGCCTGGGCCTATCAGCAGGACCAGCTTCCGACCACGCACCCGATCGTCGCGGATATTCCCGATCTGGAGGCCGCCAAGCTCAATTTCGACGGCATCACTTATGCAAAGGGTGCGTCCGTTCTGAAGCAGCTCGTCGCCTATGTCGGCGAGGAAGCCTTCTTCCGCGGCGCGCAGATCTATTTCGCTCGCCATGCCTACGGCAACACAACGCTCGAGGATCTTCTGCTCGCCCTGGAGGAAACATCGGGACGCGACCTTCGTGCCTGGTCACGCGCCTGGCTGGAGACCACCGGAATGTCGACCCTCTCACTCGAGGGGGCAGGCGAGGCGCGGGACATCGTCCAGACCGACCCGCGGCCGCACCGTTTGCGCGTCGGGCTGTTCCGCGAAGAAGACGGCGCGCTCGTGCGGCGCGAGAGCATCGATGTGGACATTCATCAGGAGCGAACGTCGATCAGCGTGCCGCAGATCGACGGCGAAGAGTCCGATCTGATTCTGCTGAACGACGGCGATCTGACGTATGCCAAGGTGAGGCTGGATGAGCGATCGTTGCGGACCGTCGAACGGTCGTTGTCGTCGCTCGACGACACTCTCGCCCGCGGCCTGATCTGGTCTGCCCTGTGGAACGCCACCCGCGACGGCGAACTGGCGGCATCGCGGTTCCTCGACATCGTCGCGCGGCACGCACACGCGGAGACCAATGTCGGCCTGCTCACCGGGGTGCTGGCGAATGCACTGTTCGCCGTGCGTCACTACGTCGCGGACGCCGACAGGGACGCGGCTTCCGCCACGTGGCTCGACGCGGCCTGGCAGGGGCTTCAGGGCGCGGCTGCCGGCAGTGATGGACAGCTCGTGTGGGCGCGCGCGGTCGGCCACGCCGCGGCATTCGACGCCGCGCGCGCCGACGACATGCGGTCGATTCTCATCGGTGATCAGGCGGGGCCGGACGGGCTTCCCTTCGATGCGGATCTGCGGTGGATCTGGACGCAGGCGCTCGCCGCAACCGGTCGGGTGGAAGGCGCGGACATTGAGGCTGAACGGCAAAGCGACAATACGATGTCGGGCCGGACGGAAGCGATCCAGGCGCACGCGTCGCTCCCCGAACGCGAGGTCAGGGCGGCCGCATGGACGTCCGCGTGGGAGGACACCTCGTTGTCGAACGATCATCTAGCTGCGGTCATCGCCGGGTTCCGCGCGGGCGGACGACGCGATCTGACCCAGCACTGTGATGACGACTACTTCGCGCGCCTCATTGGCGTATGGGAGTCGCGGTCGATCGAGATATCTCGGCGTCTGGTGACGGGGATGTTCCCGTCAGGAGACTCGACCGATGCTGTCGACGCGTGGCTCGCTGCTCACGAAGATGCGCCTGGCGCGTTGCGGCGTCTGGTGATCGAGCAGCGTGATCACCTTGCCCGCGAATTGCGGGTTCGTGCGGCTCAGACACAACGGTGA
- a CDS encoding protease inhibitor I9 family protein codes for MTVNGFSAELTAKQVSELRANDAVLTVVPDELHKPTAQTGTDFIGLGDDATGTGGVWDQLGGIEAAGERIVVGIIDTGIAPDHPSFAGEPL; via the coding sequence GTGACCGTCAACGGTTTCAGCGCCGAGCTGACGGCCAAACAGGTCTCCGAACTCCGTGCCAACGACGCCGTTCTCACGGTTGTGCCCGATGAACTGCACAAGCCGACGGCACAAACGGGAACCGACTTCATCGGCCTTGGCGACGATGCCACGGGCACCGGAGGCGTCTGGGACCAGCTCGGTGGCATCGAGGCCGCCGGCGAGCGAATCGTCGTTGGCATTATCGACACCGGAATCGCCCCTGACCACCCCTCGTTCGCAGGGGAACCGCTCTGA